The DNA region TTTATATTGCTAATAATATTATCTAACTGAACACTTAATTCTTCAACTCTCATATAATAATAATCTCGTATTTCTTTTATCCTTATGACACCTATCAGCTTATTGTTCTCAATAACTGGTAATCTTCCAATTTTATTACTCAACATAATATCTCTACATTTTGAAATATCTTCCTCTTTATCTATTGTTATTAATTTGCTATTCATATACTCTTTAACAGGTAAATTCTCATTTAAATTATTTTTTTTAATATTCGATATATCTTTTAAGGTAATTAAACCTATTAAGTCTTTATTTTCATTTATAATAAACATTTCTACCAAATTATTCGCTAACATTTTTTCAATAGAAGAATTCAATTTTTCATTCTCATCTATCAATAAAAAATCTTTTGACATAACATCTTTTACTAACATTTTTTCAAAATTATAAAACATTATCATCATCCTTGTAAATGTAATATTTAGAAACCACTAATTTTCACACTCTTAAAAGTAATTTATTTGTCAATTTGATCACACTTTTGATTTACATATGTCACATATAAATTTTGAATATATAACTTCTATTTTCCAATTTTACTTTGAATTTATATTAGCATGGATTTACTAAAATAACAATGATAAATTTACAAAAAATTAAGTCAATATACGTCATAATTAAATATCTTTAATTCTAAATAAATATTTTTTATGTCTTATACCTATTATTTTCTCCTTAACTAATTTCAACCTTAACTTCTAAATCGTTAGAAAGATTATTGTATATTATTAATTATTCGTGATTAGCCATAAAAACATTGACTATTGCTAATGATATTAGCTAGAAAACTATCTGTTTTCATAAATCTATTTGTTTATATTTGTAATGGTGAAAAATATAAATTGGAACAGCAATTTACTGTCCCAATTTGGCTATATCTTTTCTATAATATATATTTTCAAAATTAATCTTTTCGATATTATTATATACAACCTCTCTAACCTCTTCTAAAGAATCTCCTAAAGCTACAATCGTAAGTACTCTCCCTCCATTTGTATATATTTTACCATCTACCTTTTTCGTTCCTCCATGAAAAACAACAACCTCTTTATCAACTTTGTCTAATCCTGTAATTAGCTTTCCTTTTTCATAGCTTACTGGGTAACCTTCAGATGCTGCAACCACACATACACAATGCCTATCATCCCACTTCAAATCATCTTCTGTCAATTTTCCAGATAGAGTTTTTTCAAAAATATCAATTATATCGCTTTTTAACCTTGGAAGTATTACTTCAGTTTCAGGGTCACCCATTCTAACATTAAATTCTAAAACTTTAGGACCATTCTTTGTAAGCATAAGTCCTATGAATAAAATTCCTCGATAAATTATTTTTTCCATATTTAATCCATACATGATACGATCCAATATTTCTTCTCTAATAGTATTTTTTAATGCTTGAGTAAACAATGGATGTGGTGAAAAACACCCCATACCACCTGTATTAGGTCCTTTATCACCTTCAAATATCTTTTTATAATCTTTAGCACTCTCCAAAGGTATTATTTTTTTACCGTCAATAATACATAAAAGAGATGCTTCTATGCCTTCTAAATATTCTTCGATAATTATATTTTCACCAGATAAACCGAACTTTTTCTCTTCCATCATATCAATTATAGCTTTTTCTGCTTCTTGCCTAGTTTCACAAATCGCTACACCTTTGCCACCTGCTAAACCGTCTGCCTTTATTACCAAAGGGGATTCAAAACTATCGAGAGCTTTAATTGCATTTTTACTATTTTTAAAGGTTTTATATTTGGCTGTAGGTATGTTATACTTTTCCATAAATTTTTTAGCAAATATTTTACTACCTTCTAACATTGCACCTTTTTTATCCGGACCAATTATCTTAAGACCTTTCTCTTTAAATTTATCAACAATTCCATCTACTAGTGGTGCTTCAGGACCTACTATAGTCAAATCTACATTTTCTTTTAAAGCAAATCCTAATAAAAGTTCTATATCTTCAGCTCTTATTTTTACACACTCAGCAATATCACTTATTCCTCCGTTACCAGGTATACAATATATTTTACTTACCTTTGGACTTTTAGAAACCTTCCAAGCTATTGCATGTTCCCTTGCACCACTGCCTACAACTAAAACCTTCATTATCCGCTCATCCTTTCATTTTCGCTATTCGCATTTCGCTTTTCGATATTCGTCAATCGACTATGGACTGATAGCTGTTAGCTGATAGCCTAAATTCTCAATTCTCCATTTTCAATCTAAACTAGTACCAAGCACCAAGTACCCAGTACCTAATATTAAATTTTCAATTTTACATTTTTTATCTCTGTCCTCCGTACCCTGTTCCCTGTTCTCTATTGTCTAATTCCAGTACCTAGCACCAAGTACCAAGTACCCAATTTAATGC from Caloranaerobacter sp. TR13 includes:
- the purD gene encoding phosphoribosylamine--glycine ligase; translation: MKVLVVGSGAREHAIAWKVSKSPKVSKIYCIPGNGGISDIAECVKIRAEDIELLLGFALKENVDLTIVGPEAPLVDGIVDKFKEKGLKIIGPDKKGAMLEGSKIFAKKFMEKYNIPTAKYKTFKNSKNAIKALDSFESPLVIKADGLAGGKGVAICETRQEAEKAIIDMMEEKKFGLSGENIIIEEYLEGIEASLLCIIDGKKIIPLESAKDYKKIFEGDKGPNTGGMGCFSPHPLFTQALKNTIREEILDRIMYGLNMEKIIYRGILFIGLMLTKNGPKVLEFNVRMGDPETEVILPRLKSDIIDIFEKTLSGKLTEDDLKWDDRHCVCVVAASEGYPVSYEKGKLITGLDKVDKEVVVFHGGTKKVDGKIYTNGGRVLTIVALGDSLEEVREVVYNNIEKINFENIYYRKDIAKLGQ